Within the Populus trichocarpa isolate Nisqually-1 chromosome 14, P.trichocarpa_v4.1, whole genome shotgun sequence genome, the region TGAGAACTGCCCTAAAATCTTTCACCAGGACGGGTAATAATCCCGGATATGAATGCTATAATAACGAGTTAAATATAGTATGTCAAGTgctttaaaactatattttttttctccttcaaatGTCTAGATACTAACTGTATACTCTCTGGCAATAGGTGTCCATTGGCTTCAGCTGGAAAACTGATCAAGAGTTTGAGAGGACCAACATACGATGGCAAATTTCTGCATAGcattgtcaaagaaaaattggGAGATAAACGCCTGCACCAGACCATGACAAACATTgtgatcccaacttttgacatcAAGCGCCTTCAGCCAACAATCTTTTCAAGCTATCAGGTTCGTTATATATACAAACACAACTCTTAAAATTCTATGTGTTACTTGAGAAAAGAATCGTCACACTGCAAAATATATGTCCTTACAAGACGTACCGCTTTATTCTTTAGGTGAAGAACGACCCATCCACGGATGCCCTTTTATCTGATATATGCATCGGGCCTTCAGCTGCCCCAACTTACCTCCCTGCCCATTATTTTGAAACCAAGGACCCGTCAGGCAAAGTTAGAGAGTTCAATCTGATTGATGGTGGTGTGGCTGCAAATAATCCAGTATGTTCATCATTTATCTTCAGCTCTTGAACTTGCATAACTCATAACATATTGATGAATCCTATCATTAATTTCCTTCTGAATTTCCAGACTTTAGTTGCCATGAGCGAAGTTTCCAAAGAAATCACTCGGAAGAATCCTGACTTCTTCCCCACAGCGCCCATGGATTATGGTCGATTCCTGGTCCTGTCCTTGGGGACTGGTTCAGCAAAATGTGAAGAAAAGTATGATGCAGATGAAGCAGCCAAGTGGGGTGTCTTGGGATGGTTGACTAGTGAAAATTCTACTCCGTTAGTGGATGTGTTTACAGAAGCTAGTGGTGACATGATTGATCTTCATATTTCCACTGTTTTCCAAGCCCTGCACTGTGAGGAAAATTATCTTCGAATTCAGGTGTATATCACTCTCATGTGGTTATTCAAGATATCAATTACATTCTCCCACGAagtaattaaaactaaaaactagaaaacGAAGAACCCTGACTATAAGATATGTGTGAAATGCAGGATGACACGC harbors:
- the LOC18104924 gene encoding patatin-like protein 2 isoform X2, which gives rise to MPLNSSISHIQTLRSPIQPPTFGNQITVLSIDGGGIRGIIPGTILAFLESELQKLDGADARLADYFDVISGTSTGGLVTAMLAAPNEQNRPLFAAKDINDFYLENCPKIFHQDGCPLASAGKLIKSLRGPTYDGKFLHSIVKEKLGDKRLHQTMTNIVIPTFDIKRLQPTIFSSYQVKNDPSTDALLSDICIGPSAAPTYLPAHYFETKDPSGKVREFNLIDGGVAANNPTLVAMSEVSKEITRKNPDFFPTAPMDYGRFLVLSLGTGSAKCEEKYDADEAAKWGVLGWLTSENSTPLVDVFTEASGDMIDLHISTVFQALHCEENYLRIQDDTLTGTLSSVDIATKENLENLVKVGEKLLKKPVSRVDLGTGIFTPVDKMTNEEALIKMAKLLSREKHLRDSRSPIGKVATSKGI